From a single Thermoanaerobaculia bacterium genomic region:
- a CDS encoding sigma 54-interacting transcriptional regulator, whose protein sequence is MRNIHMLRIAVRYANQALFFSPPSEVATLGAAKENDFVVPFPGISRRHAQFVSRPGGLWISDLGSKNGLLRGDQRHAELLLLPGETLQIGKASVGLEEVSSSDADITLILPPPKGRTRPGAPRSSDTDPLFETGGYGTPGSALALVRRIETSSRLELGSATTSDLMERARQTLGAELLLVYSPQGDHAEPAIEAIAGPVHAGAPLCPVLLESISAPGDGLPLVALVENRLALARRLPRKPHDVVLAAVLPPHSGKPAGWKLDFFDYLAEKLVPAHRKPAAPPTPARRGAAVAIGANGGMGSDPLRFPPELVHGGSVAMEKLFHHLRATVQSTMDVLLLGETGTGKELIAKLVHASGHSAKGPFLAINCAAIPAELLEAELFGVEARVATGVDPRPGLFAKAEGGTVFLDEIGDMAERLQAKLLRVLQEREVLPVGAHHPKKIHVRVISASNQNLAQRVEAGTFRADLYYRLKGLQFHLPPLRERKEDLPALVLAFAHEAAQRYQKEIHGVSRKALDLLTAYEWPGNVRELKNEVDRAVLLATDGGHLQEDHFGPVKYSVEHTKSPVQHIEPAAAPAPQAPHLDNAQAHGALHGRVDAVEREAIAEALRSAQGNKSKAAQILGITRNGLALKMKRLKL, encoded by the coding sequence GTGAGGAACATCCACATGCTGCGCATCGCCGTTCGCTACGCGAACCAGGCGCTCTTCTTCTCACCGCCGTCCGAAGTGGCCACTCTCGGCGCCGCGAAGGAGAACGACTTCGTCGTCCCCTTCCCGGGCATCTCGCGTCGCCATGCGCAGTTCGTCTCCCGCCCGGGCGGCCTCTGGATCTCGGACCTCGGCTCGAAGAACGGCCTGCTGCGCGGCGACCAGCGCCACGCCGAGCTCCTCCTCCTCCCCGGTGAGACGCTGCAGATCGGCAAGGCCTCTGTCGGGCTCGAGGAGGTCTCCTCCTCGGACGCCGACATCACGCTCATCCTGCCGCCGCCGAAGGGCCGAACCCGCCCCGGCGCCCCGCGGTCGAGCGACACCGATCCACTCTTCGAAACCGGCGGCTACGGCACCCCCGGAAGCGCCCTCGCGCTGGTGCGCCGCATCGAGACGTCATCGCGCCTCGAGCTCGGCAGCGCCACGACCTCCGACCTCATGGAGCGCGCCCGCCAGACGCTGGGCGCGGAGCTGCTGCTGGTGTACTCACCGCAAGGCGACCACGCCGAGCCGGCGATCGAGGCGATCGCGGGCCCGGTCCACGCCGGCGCCCCGCTCTGTCCGGTCCTCCTCGAATCGATCTCCGCGCCCGGCGACGGCCTGCCCCTCGTCGCGCTCGTCGAGAACCGTCTCGCCCTCGCCCGGCGTCTCCCCAGGAAGCCGCACGACGTCGTCCTGGCAGCGGTCTTGCCTCCCCACTCCGGCAAGCCCGCCGGGTGGAAGCTCGATTTCTTCGACTACCTGGCGGAAAAGCTCGTGCCCGCCCACCGCAAACCCGCCGCCCCACCCACCCCCGCGCGCCGCGGCGCGGCGGTCGCGATCGGCGCGAATGGCGGGATGGGCTCCGATCCGCTGCGCTTCCCGCCCGAGCTGGTCCACGGCGGCTCGGTCGCGATGGAGAAGCTGTTCCACCACCTGCGCGCGACGGTGCAGAGCACAATGGATGTCCTCCTCCTCGGCGAAACCGGCACCGGCAAAGAGCTGATCGCGAAGCTCGTCCACGCCTCGGGGCACTCGGCGAAAGGCCCGTTCCTCGCCATCAACTGCGCCGCGATCCCCGCCGAGCTCCTCGAAGCCGAGCTCTTCGGCGTCGAGGCGAGAGTCGCGACCGGCGTCGATCCCCGCCCCGGCCTCTTCGCCAAAGCCGAAGGCGGCACCGTCTTCCTCGACGAGATCGGCGACATGGCCGAGCGCCTGCAGGCGAAGCTCCTCCGCGTCCTCCAGGAGCGCGAAGTCCTCCCCGTCGGCGCCCACCACCCGAAGAAGATCCACGTCCGCGTCATCTCCGCCAGCAACCAGAACCTCGCCCAACGCGTCGAAGCCGGCACCTTCCGCGCCGATCTCTACTACCGCCTGAAAGGCCTCCAGTTCCATCTCCCGCCCCTGCGCGAGCGCAAGGAGGACCTCCCGGCCTTAGTCCTGGCCTTCGCCCACGAAGCCGCCCAGCGCTACCAGAAAGAGATCCACGGCGTCAGCCGCAAAGCCCTCGACCTCCTCACTGCCTACGAGTGGCCGGGGAATGTGCGGGAATTGAAGAACGAAGTCGATCGCGCGGTGCTACTGGCGACGGATGGCGGGCATCTGCAGGAAGATCACTTCGGGCCGGTGAAGTACTCGGTCGAGCACACAAAGTCACCCGTACAGCACATCGAGCCCGCCGCTGCGCCTGCCCCCCAAGCGCCGCACCTCGACAACGCCCAGGCCCACGGCGCCCTTCACGGCCGAGTCGACGCCGTCGAGCGAGAAGCGATCGCCGAAGCCCTCCGATCCGCGCAAGGCAACAAGTCGAAGGCGGCCCAGATTCTCGGAATAACCCGCAACGGGCTGGCGCTCAAGATGAAGCGCTTGAAGCTCTGA
- a CDS encoding antitoxin, protein MIKTQIQIPDHLYREAKRIAAEYEMSFADVVRRGLEGVVPSFPPRAEPPAHWKLPQLDLGLQTDPFTDPDWRASLYDSPSYVHEPAASKEAARPRKPR, encoded by the coding sequence ATGATCAAGACCCAGATTCAGATCCCGGATCATCTCTACCGGGAGGCGAAACGGATTGCAGCCGAGTACGAGATGAGTTTCGCCGATGTCGTTCGGCGAGGGCTCGAGGGGGTCGTCCCGTCCTTCCCGCCGCGCGCTGAGCCGCCGGCCCATTGGAAGCTGCCGCAGCTCGACCTCGGCCTGCAGACCGATCCGTTTACGGATCCGGATTGGCGAGCTTCGCTCTACGACAGTCCGTCTTACGTCCACGAACCGGCCGCATCGAAGGAGGCCGCTCGGCCCAGGAAGCCGCGATGA
- a CDS encoding serine/threonine protein kinase, giving the protein MSQNPRTESVGPGGERPPGRIELLAGGTELANRFEVREVLGTGGYAVVYRAFDRFLKREVALKVLRRDRLSPGALLRLRREAAIARDVVHPRIVRVFDIEEAGETVFLTMEIVEGGSLGDRLTRHSSANPVAIDDAVKWASQALEGLATLHTMGILHRDIKPGNLLLTADDEVKLSDFGLALHLERDETRATTHESVLGTLEYLSPEQALGQPVDARSDLYSLGVVLFEMVAGRLPFVTQSSLGSLLERLRQDATPDLADLRADTPAWLAAVVRRLLERDPLQRYSSAAAVLADLESRRVRSRFRPRRGLWLAATLAALGLAATSFWVRQYNAARFSHMVVDGNTGVRAVDRSGRTLWQRDDIRPQGNFVPFRAAGGDLRLAAFLGGAFEPLNRSTSILHFLDPQSGAKIEEVLVPSSALQFVEFSDTYGFTINRCDLDRDGIDELVLSFTHDPYYPGYVVLYEPRLRRSRTLLVSAGHHRFAGATDLDGDGRDEVLLLGINNRMGWSAGIAAVRIDPPLDDPTLDRRSGSAVYAPDLADIGGSLQPLYWYSLLPSNQRFVDQFAISIDPIRRQLSLQKQDGSGPLVLDFDGFLVDLPSGLAPARRRQLRDAAWKGMREGARLLAAGDAGLAVVELEQAAGAARAAGVPALEEWLERLRAQALLEGGETAKALARYDALWSSSHNAPEIAFDAARYLHSQGQLDLAAAWYRRGLGAGASLTLGRSRIFTLRGLILVLGERGQWQQALTELDRFAQAYPNQEAAPERAFVEWRAGRPPRPDVVFAASGFQDLHRYWWYELRLASGEDPAMLLAELRAGRSAVSEYGPLFDGLAGHLLAQNGSSREALPRLRAAAEDARRLQRTDPTYRVHLAILEDRLAALTP; this is encoded by the coding sequence ATGAGCCAGAACCCACGCACGGAGAGCGTCGGACCGGGCGGCGAGAGGCCGCCCGGACGCATCGAGCTCCTCGCCGGCGGCACCGAGCTCGCCAACCGCTTCGAGGTGCGCGAGGTCCTCGGCACCGGCGGGTATGCGGTGGTCTACCGCGCCTTCGACCGCTTCCTGAAGCGCGAAGTCGCGCTCAAAGTCCTGCGCCGCGACCGGCTCTCGCCTGGGGCGCTCCTGCGCCTGCGGCGCGAGGCTGCGATCGCCCGCGACGTCGTCCATCCGCGCATCGTCCGGGTCTTCGACATCGAGGAGGCCGGCGAAACCGTCTTCCTCACCATGGAGATCGTCGAAGGGGGCTCGCTCGGCGATCGCCTGACGCGCCATTCCTCGGCGAATCCGGTGGCCATTGACGACGCCGTGAAGTGGGCGTCGCAGGCGCTCGAAGGGCTCGCCACCCTGCACACGATGGGCATCCTCCATCGCGACATCAAGCCGGGCAACCTTCTCTTGACCGCGGACGACGAGGTGAAGCTCTCCGACTTCGGCTTGGCACTCCATCTCGAGCGCGACGAGACCCGCGCCACGACCCACGAATCGGTCCTCGGCACGCTCGAGTACCTCTCGCCCGAGCAGGCTCTCGGCCAGCCGGTCGACGCGCGCTCGGACCTCTACTCGCTGGGCGTCGTGCTGTTCGAGATGGTCGCCGGGCGGCTGCCGTTCGTCACCCAGTCGTCGCTGGGGTCGCTCCTCGAACGGCTGCGCCAGGACGCGACACCGGACCTCGCCGACCTCCGCGCCGACACCCCCGCCTGGCTCGCCGCCGTCGTCCGGCGCCTGCTCGAGCGGGATCCGTTGCAGCGCTACTCTTCCGCCGCCGCCGTGCTCGCCGACCTCGAATCCCGCAGGGTCCGCTCGCGCTTTCGCCCGCGCCGAGGCCTCTGGCTGGCAGCGACGCTCGCCGCGCTCGGCCTGGCGGCGACGAGCTTCTGGGTTCGCCAGTACAACGCCGCGCGCTTCTCCCACATGGTGGTGGATGGCAATACCGGAGTGCGGGCCGTCGACCGCAGCGGGCGGACCCTCTGGCAGCGGGACGATATTCGTCCGCAGGGGAACTTCGTGCCCTTCCGCGCGGCCGGCGGCGATCTGCGGCTGGCAGCCTTCCTCGGCGGGGCGTTCGAGCCGCTCAACCGCTCCACCAGCATTCTTCACTTCCTCGATCCGCAATCGGGGGCGAAGATCGAGGAGGTCCTGGTCCCTTCGTCGGCCCTCCAGTTCGTCGAGTTCTCGGATACCTATGGCTTCACGATCAATCGCTGTGACCTGGACCGCGACGGCATCGACGAGCTGGTCCTCAGCTTCACTCACGATCCCTACTACCCTGGCTATGTCGTGCTCTACGAGCCCCGCCTGCGCCGCTCACGCACTCTCCTCGTGAGCGCAGGTCACCATCGCTTCGCCGGCGCCACCGATCTCGACGGTGACGGACGCGACGAGGTCCTCCTGCTGGGGATCAACAACCGGATGGGGTGGAGTGCCGGCATCGCCGCGGTGCGGATCGATCCGCCGCTCGACGATCCAACCCTGGACCGGCGCTCCGGGAGCGCGGTCTACGCTCCGGACCTCGCGGACATCGGCGGTTCCCTCCAGCCTCTCTACTGGTACTCGTTGCTGCCCTCGAACCAGCGTTTCGTCGATCAGTTCGCGATCAGCATCGATCCGATCCGGCGCCAGCTTTCGCTGCAGAAGCAGGACGGCTCCGGCCCGCTCGTGCTCGACTTCGACGGCTTCCTGGTCGACCTCCCTTCCGGGCTCGCACCGGCTCGCCGTCGGCAGCTGCGCGACGCGGCCTGGAAGGGCATGCGCGAAGGCGCGCGCCTGCTCGCCGCCGGCGACGCCGGACTCGCCGTCGTCGAGCTCGAACAGGCTGCCGGCGCGGCGCGCGCCGCCGGAGTACCGGCGCTCGAGGAGTGGCTCGAGCGCCTGCGTGCCCAGGCCCTCCTCGAGGGGGGTGAGACGGCCAAGGCCCTGGCGCGCTACGACGCGCTCTGGTCCTCCTCGCACAACGCGCCGGAGATCGCCTTCGATGCGGCGCGCTACCTGCACTCCCAGGGTCAGCTCGACCTCGCGGCCGCCTGGTACCGGCGCGGGCTGGGGGCCGGAGCTTCGCTGACTCTCGGGCGTTCGCGGATCTTCACGCTGCGCGGCCTCATTCTCGTTCTCGGCGAGCGCGGGCAATGGCAACAGGCACTCACCGAGCTCGACCGGTTCGCGCAGGCCTATCCCAATCAGGAGGCCGCTCCCGAACGCGCCTTCGTCGAATGGCGTGCCGGCCGGCCACCTCGTCCGGATGTGGTATTCGCTGCCAGCGGCTTCCAGGACCTGCACCGCTACTGGTGGTACGAGCTCCGCCTGGCGAGCGGAGAGGACCCCGCGATGCTTCTCGCCGAGCTCCGCGCGGGGCGTTCGGCGGTTTCGGAGTACGGGCCGCTCTTCGACGGCCTCGCAGGCCACCTCCTCGCCCAGAACGGGAGTTCCCGCGAGGCCTTGCCACGGTTGCGAGCCGCCGCCGAGGACGCCCGTCGCCTGCAGCGCACCGACCCCACCTACCGCGTCCACCTGGCGATCCTCGAAGACCGCCTCGCCGCTCTGACCCCCTGA
- a CDS encoding OmpA family protein encodes MSYRTALALRAGDPQPLIGLARVARAEGDAEGAEIYLQSALVLAESPEDQKVIEAQFAPQTVRETDGATQFAFKSDEEITSQLQIGSKSVRPKALAGKPTDENFVGAKGFGINLTVLFDVDSDKLLPLSTSQLDQLAKALRRASSGERYIIEGHSSSEGSQPHNVALSRARAAAVLAFLQKAKVSVALEPTGRGSEVPVLNRGVENREKSRRVTILRPYD; translated from the coding sequence TTGTCCTATCGGACAGCTTTGGCGCTGCGCGCTGGCGATCCGCAGCCGCTGATCGGCCTGGCAAGAGTCGCGCGTGCGGAGGGCGACGCCGAGGGCGCCGAGATCTACCTTCAGTCGGCTCTGGTCCTCGCGGAGAGCCCAGAAGACCAGAAGGTGATCGAGGCGCAGTTCGCTCCCCAGACCGTCCGGGAAACCGACGGCGCGACGCAGTTCGCCTTCAAATCGGACGAAGAGATCACCTCGCAGCTCCAGATTGGCAGCAAGTCCGTTCGACCCAAGGCCCTCGCCGGCAAGCCGACCGATGAGAACTTCGTGGGCGCGAAAGGCTTCGGAATCAACCTGACCGTCCTGTTCGATGTCGACTCCGACAAGCTATTGCCCCTGTCGACCAGCCAGCTCGATCAGCTCGCGAAAGCGCTTCGCCGGGCTTCGAGCGGTGAGCGCTACATCATCGAGGGGCACTCGAGCAGCGAGGGTTCTCAGCCTCACAACGTAGCTCTTTCTCGCGCCCGAGCCGCCGCGGTACTCGCCTTCCTTCAGAAGGCAAAGGTCAGCGTCGCTCTCGAGCCGACCGGCCGAGGCTCTGAGGTACCGGTACTCAACAGGGGTGTAGAGAACCGGGAAAAGAGCCGGCGGGTCACGATCCTCCGTCCCTACGACTAA
- a CDS encoding PIN domain-containing protein, translating to MIAFDTNLLFPALEPSHRDHTAAKLWITALDGDVAISELVLMELYVLVRNPAIAARPLAAAQAVALIETLRTNPRWRLLDAPEGVMATIWKKAAEPGFGRRRIFDARIGVSLVRQGVTELATRNVGAFQGLGFDRVFDPLAEP from the coding sequence ATGATCGCGTTCGACACCAATCTCCTCTTCCCGGCGCTCGAACCGTCGCATCGCGATCACACGGCAGCCAAGCTCTGGATCACGGCGCTCGACGGAGACGTCGCGATCTCGGAGCTGGTGCTGATGGAGCTCTACGTTCTGGTCAGGAATCCGGCGATCGCGGCCCGCCCGCTCGCAGCTGCCCAGGCGGTCGCCCTGATCGAGACCCTGCGGACGAATCCGCGCTGGCGCCTGCTCGATGCACCCGAGGGAGTCATGGCGACGATCTGGAAGAAGGCCGCTGAACCCGGCTTCGGTCGCCGCAGGATCTTCGACGCCAGGATCGGCGTGTCGCTCGTCCGCCAGGGAGTCACCGAGCTCGCGACGCGCAACGTCGGCGCTTTTCAGGGCTTGGGTTTCGATCGCGTGTTCGATCCGCTCGCTGAACCCTGA
- a CDS encoding phosphomannomutase/phosphoglucomutase: MAGIFKAYDVRGIYPTELDESTARKIGQAFRTVLDEDDLANSNSVVVSRDMRPSSVPLARALIEGLTAAGLDVIDIGLATTPMNYFAIGHLKTAGGAQVTASHNPAQYNGLKFSKHEARPVSGDHGIALLEKLVKNNELPASTRPGTVSTADVSAAYAQHVLSFLRPAAGSATARRLKVVVDASNGMAVVDRAIWDALGIELVPLYFELDGSFPNHEANPLKLENLRDLQAKVREVGADLGISCDGDFDRAAFIDEKGEPVGSDLTTALIAGELLEREPGKHVTYDLRSSRAVAEWIREHGGVPVRERVGHSFIKATMRGNHGIFGGELAGHYYFRDNFYADCAILAVVEVLNLLWHSGKKMSELVAPLLRYAKSPETNFEVEDKAGKMRQLAAAYPEGEVDWLDGITVQFPDWWFNVRPSNTEPLLRLVVEARTQADLDRYFADLVAKIGHPVDH; encoded by the coding sequence ATGGCAGGCATCTTCAAGGCATACGACGTCCGCGGCATCTATCCGACGGAGCTCGACGAGAGCACGGCCCGCAAGATCGGGCAAGCGTTCCGCACTGTCCTCGACGAGGACGATCTCGCGAATTCCAACAGCGTCGTGGTGTCGCGCGACATGCGGCCGTCGTCGGTGCCGCTCGCGCGGGCGCTCATCGAGGGGCTGACTGCGGCCGGCCTCGATGTCATCGACATCGGTCTCGCCACCACGCCGATGAACTACTTCGCCATCGGCCATCTGAAGACGGCGGGCGGCGCGCAGGTCACAGCGTCGCACAACCCGGCGCAATACAACGGGCTCAAGTTCAGCAAGCACGAGGCGCGGCCGGTCTCCGGCGATCACGGCATCGCGCTGCTCGAGAAGTTGGTCAAGAACAACGAGCTCCCGGCTTCGACCCGGCCCGGAACGGTCTCGACCGCCGACGTCTCGGCCGCATATGCGCAGCACGTGCTGTCGTTTCTGCGACCAGCCGCGGGCTCCGCGACCGCTCGCCGTCTGAAGGTGGTCGTCGACGCCTCGAACGGCATGGCGGTCGTCGACCGCGCGATCTGGGATGCCCTCGGGATCGAGCTCGTGCCGCTCTACTTCGAGCTCGACGGATCGTTCCCGAATCACGAGGCGAATCCGCTCAAGCTCGAGAACCTCCGCGACCTGCAGGCCAAGGTGCGCGAAGTCGGCGCCGATCTCGGGATCTCGTGCGACGGCGATTTCGATCGCGCGGCGTTCATCGACGAGAAGGGCGAACCGGTCGGCAGCGATCTGACGACGGCGCTCATCGCCGGCGAGCTCCTCGAGCGCGAGCCGGGCAAACATGTGACCTACGACCTGCGCTCGTCGCGCGCCGTCGCCGAGTGGATCCGCGAGCACGGCGGCGTGCCGGTGCGCGAGCGCGTCGGCCACTCGTTCATCAAGGCAACCATGCGCGGCAATCACGGGATCTTCGGCGGCGAGCTCGCCGGTCACTACTACTTCCGCGACAACTTCTATGCCGACTGCGCGATCCTCGCGGTCGTCGAGGTCCTCAATCTCCTCTGGCATTCCGGGAAGAAGATGTCCGAGCTCGTGGCGCCGCTCCTGCGCTACGCCAAGAGCCCCGAGACCAATTTCGAGGTCGAGGACAAGGCCGGCAAGATGCGCCAGCTCGCGGCAGCGTACCCCGAAGGCGAGGTCGACTGGTTGGACGGCATCACCGTGCAGTTTCCCGACTGGTGGTTCAACGTCCGGCCGTCGAACACCGAGCCGCTCCTCCGCCTGGTGGTCGAAGCCCGCACCCAGGCCGACCTCGATCGCTACTTCGCCGACCTGGTCGCAAAGATCGGGCACCCCGTCGACCACTGA